The segment CGGGCTGTCTTTGGTTATGGGCATGCTCCGCCAGGACCGGACAATAGATGAAGAGCTGTTGAATCGGCTGCTGGAGCGGGCAGGGGGGATGGAGGTTACCTTCCACCGTGCGTTTGACGAGGTGCAGGACCAGCTTGAAGCCCTTGAGGTCCTGAAGCGGTATCCGCAGATTACCGATATCCTGACCTCCGGCGGGACTGCTGCGGCCAATACACCCGGCGGTATGGTAAGGCTCGCCGTATTGGAAAGGCTGTCTGCCGGTTCTTCGCTCTCCATCCTGGCAGGCAGCGGTCTGAACGCCGCTGATCTGAAGGATTTCGTTACAAGGACCGGCGTCCGCCGGGTACACTTCGGATCGGCGGTCCGGGAGGACGGCGATCCGCTGAAGCCCATTGACCCGGAGCGGCTCGAAGCCATCCGGGCGCTTCTCAAGCCCTATTAGAGCCCCAGCAGTCTGGGCAGTAGCGTCAGCAGCCGCTCCCGGGTCAGCGCATCGCCGGAATTCCATTTGGCTCCATCCAGCATATAGGCATGGCCCTGCTCCACGGCAGGCAGACTGCTCCAGAGCTCCGTCTGGAGCAGCTGCTCCATGGCCTCCCGGGAGTCCTCCCGCTCTGGAATCAGCATGAAGACACGGTCCCCTGCGTAGCTGTGCAGCATGGCCGGGTCCACTTCGCGGAACCCAAGATCCTTGTCCAGAATGTCCTTGATCTCCGCTGTCGGCTGCAGGCCGCCAGGGGCATACAAGGCCGTGGACAAGCCGGTCATTCCCATGGCGTATAGATGGTTGCCATGGTCATAGAACAGCGCTGAGGCCGTTTCACCCGCCCGCAGCCCTCCGGCGTAGAGACGCTGCCACATGGCGGCGTTCTTGGCATGGTAGGCTTGCAGCCAGACCTCAGCTTCGCGCTGCTTCCCGAGCCACTCTCCAAGAATCCTCAGCCGCTGCTCCAGCGGTGCGAATGAATCGAAGGTGAGTGACGGGGCGATGCCGGATACCCCCCGGTAGACCTGTTCATCCGGGCTTGCGAGGATAATCAGGTCAGGCCGGATGGACCGGGTCAGCTGCGGGTCCAGCGGAAATCCGACATTGGCTAAGCGCTTGACCCGGTGGCTGTAGACACTGCCCCGGGCGAACGCTTCGTCACCGCCGACAGGCTTCACCCCCAGCGCCAGCACATCGCCCAGTGTCTCTCCGTGGTAGACAACACGCTTCGGACGCTCCGGGATGTCCACCGAATGTCCGGTCCAGTCCGTGACGGTAATCCGGCGCTGCTGCGACCGGGCATATTGCCCGGGAGTCATTCCCGTCTTTTGCCGGAAGCGGCGGCTGAAGTAGTATTCGTCGGAGAATCCGACCAGCCGGGCAATCTCGCGCAGCGGCTCGGCGGCTTCAAGCAGATAAGTCTTCGAGTGCCCAATACGCACATCGGTCAGATAATCGAGCGGGCGCTGGCCGGTCAGCTTCTGGAAGATCGGAGTGTATTGCCACGGGGAGACACCGGCCAGCTCCGCGAGCTGCTTCACCGTGATGCTCTCTTTGTAATGCTGCTGCATGAAGTGTATCGTGCTCTCCACCGATTGCGCCGGACTTGGCAGCTGGCGGGTGGAGTAGTTCTGTTCAAGCAGCAGGAGCAGCAGCTCTTGGAATTGGAGCTGTTGTCTGACATGCTGGAGCTCATCCCTGCCGTTATGATGCGCAAGCAGCTCCTCCGCCAGCCGGATCACTCTGGTGAAGGGGTGGACAATCAGCTCTTTTTGCCCCGGGAGCAGTTCATCCAGGCAGAACGCAGGGGAATCACCTGTAGTAACAGCGGCAAAAGTCAGCACATAATAATAAAGCGTCAGCTCCCGGTTCTCCAGACTGTATGAGGTTCCGGGAGGCAGCAGACAGCACTTGTCCGCATGCACAGAGAGTGAGGTCTGCTCCGTGATTCCGAGTTCACCGCGCCCGCCCGTAAACAGCAGCAGCGTATGCTGCTCCGCTGTCTGCACAGCCGATATAGTGTCAGCGCTCTGCATCACCAGCTCAATGCTCCTGAATTGAAACAGCAGGGAATGGAGAGGGGCGGACGGGAGAGCAGTCAGGTGGTCGTGGTCAGGCTCGCGCAAGTCAGGCACTCCTTTCAGGCCGATTAGAATTGAATTATATTGAGAACGATTATCAATAAACAATATTGTATATAAAATAAAGCAGCTTATCAACAGGCGTTGATAAGCTGCTTTTCAGTCTGTCTGCCCCGGAATTATTGCTTGCCCAGCATGGTAGGAATCTCACCGAGCAGCCACTCTCTGGTGGTAGCATCACTGGAGGTCTTCATGATGTCCTGTGTGTAGACGTAGCCGTTCTTAACGGCAGGCAGGCTGTTCCACACCGCGCTCTTCAGCAGATTGCCGGTCGATTGCTTGGCTTCGTCTGCTACCGGAGTCAGCAGGAAGATGCGGTCTCCGGCGTATTCCCGGAGCACTTCCAGCGAGATTTCCTGGAAGCCCATATCGGCATCCAGCACCTTTTGAATCGCCGGGGTAGGCTTGAAGCCTTGCTCTCCGTACAGTACCTGCGAGAGGCCCGTCGTTGCCATTACGAACAGCCGGTCCCCCGGATAATAAGTGAAGACCGAAGCGGTCTCGCCGTCCTTCATCCCCGAAGCCTTAAGCTGGGCCCACATCGCATCCTCCTTTGCCTGATACTGGGCCAGCCAGGCCTCCGCTTCCTGCTTCTTGCCTAAAATATCTCCAATATCCAGCATCCGCTCCTTCAGGGGGGCGAAGGTATCGAAGATAATCGTTGGAGCAATTTTGGACAGAGCCTCATAATCTGCTTCCTCAATGCCGGCATAGATAATCAGGTCGGGCTGAAGCTCAATCGTCTTCTCCAGGTTAATGGGGAATCCTACATCTTCCACTCCAGTGAGCTTGTCCTCGAAGACCTGGCCTTCACCCATGGAGAGCGGATAGCCGATGGCTTGTACACCAAGTGCCAGCAGATCGCCATACGTTTCTCCGGAATAGATAATCCGCTGCGGATTCATTGGAATCTCTGCTGTATGGCCTTTGTAATCCGTGTGTGAACGGGTGGTAGCGGCAGGTTCAGCAGTGGCTTGCGCGGCAGGTGCGGTGGTTGCTGCACTGCTCCCCTGATTATTCTTATCGCTGCTGCAGGCGAGCAGTAAAGTGCCCATCAGGAAGAGCATGCCCAGGATAGCGAAGGTTTGTCGAGTCTTGTTCATTGTATGTATGCCTCCCAAAGGTATTGTGATTACCAATAATGATAATCATTATCGTTTAGACCATCATAAATTATAGCCAGTTGTTACTCAATGGACAAAACACGAGACAGGATTTGAATTTGTACAATATATTTTGCCTGTTTTGTTAATGACATATTGATAATATCAAGGAGGTCTGCTATGATGTTGTTAATAACAATTTAATAATAACAATTAATTA is part of the Paenibacillus sp. FSL M7-0420 genome and harbors:
- a CDS encoding helix-turn-helix domain-containing protein, producing the protein MREPDHDHLTALPSAPLHSLLFQFRSIELVMQSADTISAVQTAEQHTLLLFTGGRGELGITEQTSLSVHADKCCLLPPGTSYSLENRELTLYYYVLTFAAVTTGDSPAFCLDELLPGQKELIVHPFTRVIRLAEELLAHHNGRDELQHVRQQLQFQELLLLLLEQNYSTRQLPSPAQSVESTIHFMQQHYKESITVKQLAELAGVSPWQYTPIFQKLTGQRPLDYLTDVRIGHSKTYLLEAAEPLREIARLVGFSDEYYFSRRFRQKTGMTPGQYARSQQRRITVTDWTGHSVDIPERPKRVVYHGETLGDVLALGVKPVGGDEAFARGSVYSHRVKRLANVGFPLDPQLTRSIRPDLIILASPDEQVYRGVSGIAPSLTFDSFAPLEQRLRILGEWLGKQREAEVWLQAYHAKNAAMWQRLYAGGLRAGETASALFYDHGNHLYAMGMTGLSTALYAPGGLQPTAEIKDILDKDLGFREVDPAMLHSYAGDRVFMLIPEREDSREAMEQLLQTELWSSLPAVEQGHAYMLDGAKWNSGDALTRERLLTLLPRLLGL
- a CDS encoding ABC transporter substrate-binding protein codes for the protein MNKTRQTFAILGMLFLMGTLLLACSSDKNNQGSSAATTAPAAQATAEPAATTRSHTDYKGHTAEIPMNPQRIIYSGETYGDLLALGVQAIGYPLSMGEGQVFEDKLTGVEDVGFPINLEKTIELQPDLIIYAGIEEADYEALSKIAPTIIFDTFAPLKERMLDIGDILGKKQEAEAWLAQYQAKEDAMWAQLKASGMKDGETASVFTYYPGDRLFVMATTGLSQVLYGEQGFKPTPAIQKVLDADMGFQEISLEVLREYAGDRIFLLTPVADEAKQSTGNLLKSAVWNSLPAVKNGYVYTQDIMKTSSDATTREWLLGEIPTMLGKQ
- a CDS encoding copper homeostasis protein CutC, giving the protein MLLEVIATTVSDAVIAERYGADRIELITGILEGGLTPSLGLIEAVREKVSIPVRVMVRPHARSFVYDASDAETMLRDIRYIGGTGGLSLVMGMLRQDRTIDEELLNRLLERAGGMEVTFHRAFDEVQDQLEALEVLKRYPQITDILTSGGTAAANTPGGMVRLAVLERLSAGSSLSILAGSGLNAADLKDFVTRTGVRRVHFGSAVREDGDPLKPIDPERLEAIRALLKPY